One part of the Rutidosis leptorrhynchoides isolate AG116_Rl617_1_P2 chromosome 1, CSIRO_AGI_Rlap_v1, whole genome shotgun sequence genome encodes these proteins:
- the LOC139850187 gene encoding uncharacterized protein produces the protein MSEAINLKILVAGSNRIETLKNNLVPKKVEVFIWRAKRKRLAVLSELDKRGIDLNSIRCPICDDDIESVDHTLLFCKQAFDIWFKVFEWWGLNALTSFSVAEIFGEGSSGTMTELGANIWQAVKWVCGYLIWKNRNQKIFKNKCWNTPVALNEIQVTSYDWIAKRCKSKTLDWYRWLHSPHDFVIA, from the coding sequence ATGTCCGAAGCTATAAACTTAAAGATCCTCGTTGCGGGTTCCAACCGTATTGAAACTCTGAAGAATAATTTAGTTCCGAAGAAGGTTGAAGTTTTCATATGGAGAGCTAAAAGGAAAAGGTTAGCCGTTTTGTCCGAGCTTGATAAACGAGGTATCGACCTCAACTCCATTAGATGCCCTATTTGTGACGATGACATCGAGTCGGTGGATCATACACTTCTCTTTTGTAAGCAAGCGTTTGACATTTGGTTCAAGGTTTTCGAATGGTGGGGTTTAAATGCTTTAACAAGTTTTAGTGTTGCTGAGATATTTGGGGAGGGCTCTTCGGGTACTATGACGGAATTGGGTGCGAATATTTGGCAAGCGGTTAAATGGGTGTGCGGATATCTCATTTGGAAAAACCGTAATCAAAAGATTTTCAAGAACAAATGTTGGAATACTCCGGTCGCCCTAAACGAGATACAAGTTACAAGCTATGATTGGATCGCGAAAAGGTGCAAGTCAAAGACCTTGGATTGGTATCGATGGCTTCATTCTCCACATGATTTTGTTATTGCATAA
- the LOC139850118 gene encoding heat shock cognate 70 kDa protein-like, with protein MSKRVGGTSIGIDLGTTYSCVAAWFSKHNRVEIIPNEQGNKITPSCVAWDGTDFLVGEAAKNQITRNPKNTIYDVKRLMGSRFKDSRVQMDIKSFPFKVIEGLGEKPMMVFEHESIGNKCSPEEISSKIIKNLKEAAEAYLGTEVINAVITVPAYFSDQQRQATMDAGFLAGLNVMRLINEPTSAAIAYGLDNSGDIDGPDVKNVLVFDLGGGTFDVSLLNFNKAGIITVKAVGGDTRLGGEDFDEVMVNHCVQEFKKKENKDMSKNAKARMRLKIACERAKRDLSSTTRTSIEIDSFYEGVDFSMKITRAKFEELNAHLFVKCLEHVEKCLRDGDVHKNDVDDVVIVGGSTRIPKIQQMLIEFFDGKPLCKSINADEAVAYGAAVLAAKLSDTGNNKMKELIMLDVTPLSLGVRTCVKDKSVSPVNDMLVVIPKNTPIPTVKQKKLGTAYDNQDNVQIDVYQGESSETKENIFLGSFNIDGLPAAPAREIVVTVCFSIDANGILNVLGEVKPTGYKKSMSVAIFAQR; from the exons ATGTCTAAAAGAGTTGGAGGAACTTCAATCGGTATTGATCTTGGAACAACATATTCATGCGTAGCCGCGTGGTTTAGTAAGCACAATCGTGTTGAGATAATTCCTAATGAACAAGGTAACAAGATTACACCTTCGTGTGTTGCTTGGGATGGTACAGACTTCTTGGTGGGCGAGGCTGCAAAAAATCAAATCACCAGAAATCCTAAAAACACAATTTATG ATGTTAAACGTTTAATGGGAAGCAGATTCAAGGATAGTAGAGTGCAGATGGACATTAAGTCGTTTCCTTTTAAGGTAATCGAAGGTTTAGGGGAGAAGCCAATGATGGTATTTGAACACGAGTCTATAGGTAATAAATGTTCACCAGAAGAAATATCGTCCAAGATAATAAAAAATCTGAAAGAAGCTGCAGAAGCGTATCTTGGAACAGAAGTTATAAACGCGGTGATAACGGTTCCTGCATATTTTAGTGACCAACAACGGCAAGCAACAATGGATGCTGGTTTTTTAGCTGGCCTTAATGTCATGCGCTTAATTAATGAACCTACATCAGCCGCTATTGCGTATGGTTTAGATAATAGTGGTGATATAGATGGTCCCGATGTGAAAAATGTACTCGTCTTTGATTTGGGTGGAGGAACATTTGACGTATCTCTTCTCAATTTTAACAAGGCTGGTATCATTACTGTCAAAGCGGTGGGCGGTGACACGCGTTTGGGTGGTGAAGATTTTGATGAGGTCATGGTAAATCATTGTGTTCAAGAATTTAAGAAGAAAGAAAACAAGGACATGAGTAAGAATGCAAAAGCAAGAATGAGGTTGAAAATTGCTTGTGAAAGAGCAAAAAGGGATCTATCGTCAACAACTCGAACATCAATTGAAATTGATTCCTTTTACGAGGGAGTTGATTTTTCGATGAAAATTACTCGGGCAAAATTCGAAGAGCTAAATGCACATTTGTTTGTGAAGTGCCTAGAGCATGTAGAAAAGTGTTTGAGAGATGGGGATGTGCACAAGAATGACGTTGATGACGTGGTAATTGTTGGGGGCTCAACCCGAATCCCAAAGATTCAACAAATGCTAATCGAATTCTTTGACGGAAAGCCTCTTTGCAAGAGCATTAATGCGGATGAAGCTGTTGCTTATGGTGCAGCAGTGTTGGCTGCAAAATTAAGCGATACTGGGAACAATAAAATGAAGGAGTTGATAATGTTGGATGTGACCCCTCTATCTCTTGGGGTGAGGACTTGTGTGAAAGATAAGAGTGTCTCACCTGTAAATGATATGCTTGTTGTAATCCCCAAAAACACACCTATACCGACTGTTAAACAGAAAAAACTTGGTACAGCATATGACAACCAAGATAATGTACAAATTGATGTATATCAGGGAGAGAGTAGTGAAACTAAAGAAAACATCTTCCTCGGTTCATTTAATATAGATGGACTTCCGGCAGCCCCTGCACGTGAAATAGTTGTCACGGTTTGCTTTAGCATAGATGCCAACGGTATTTTAAATGTATTAGGTGAGGTGAAACCTACTGGTTATAAAAAAAGTATGAGTGTTGCTATATTTGCTCAACGTTAA
- the LOC139849998 gene encoding uncharacterized protein, whose product MELKTATWNIRGANSIDKQNEVRNLIHNEHLSICAVLETHLKTKTVHDIGNYMFDKWDWISNVKYSPTCCRMVMGWDPTKVKVMVIHMAKQVTLCLVETVVDKSKFFCSFVYASNTCIERRKLWVELDGHKAFAKSYPWVLMGDFNVILKVDEHSAGGSSMTEEMNEFQECVNNIEVEDICSSGFHFTWTKSLKNPNCETLKKLDRIMANEEFVTNFSRAHALFQPYLISDHSPALLIIPDGLINKPKSFRFMNFIADKAEFIPLVENGRKKEVNGCPMFRVVKKLKAMKKDLKKLNWANGNVFSNVAALKVKLQKIQAEVDAKPHDKEIRADAVKSLNDYKEACNDETKILK is encoded by the coding sequence ATGGAGTTAAAGACAGCAACTTGGAATATTAGGGGGGCTAATAGTATTGATAAACAGAATGAGGTTAGGAATTTAATTCATAATGAGCATTTGAGTATTTGTGCTGTTCTGGAGACCCATCTTAAAACTAAAACAGTACATGATATTGGCAACTATATGTTTGATAAGTGGGACTGGATCTCAAATGTTAAATATAGTCCTACTTGCTGCAGAATGGTGATGGGATGGGACCCTACTAAGGTTAAGGTCATGGTTATTCATATGGCTAAACAAGTAACTCTGTGTTTAGTTGAGACAGTTGTGGATAAGTCTAAATTTTTCTGCAGTTTTGTTTATGCTAGTAATACTTGTATTGAAAGAAGAAAGTTATGGGTTGAGTTAGATGGGCATAAGGCTTTTGCTAAGAGTTATCCTTGGGTATTAATGGGAGACTTCAATGTCATTTTAAAGGTTGATGAGCATAGTGCTGGGGGATCTAGTATGACAGAGGAGATGAATGAATTTCaagaatgtgttaacaacattGAAGTGGAGGATATTTGTAGTTCTGGATTTCATTTCACATGGACTAAATCTCTGAAAAACCCTAATTGTGAGACATTGAAGAAGCTGGATAGAATCATGGCTAATGAGGAATTTGTTACTAACTTTAGTAGAGCTCATGCTTTATTTCAACCTTATCTGATTTCTGATCATAGTCCAGCTTTGTTGATTATTCCAGATGGTTTGATTAATAAACCTAAATCATTTAGATTCATGAACTTCATAGCTGATAAAGCTGAATTTATACCTTTGGTTGAAAATGGTCGAAAGAAGGAAGTTAATGGTTGTCCTATGTTTAGGGTGGTCAAGAAATTAAAGGCTATGAAGAAGGATTTAAAAAAGTTGAACTGGGCAAATGGCAATGTGTTTTCTAATGTGGCTGCTCTAAAGGTTAAGTTACAAAAGATTCAAGCTGAGGTTGATGCCAAACCTCATGATAAGGAAATTAGAGCAGATGCAGTGAAAAGTCTTAATGATTACAAAGAAGCTTGTAATGATGAGACTAAAATCCTTAAATAG